One segment of Xanthocytophaga agilis DNA contains the following:
- a CDS encoding sensor histidine kinase gives MRRIVLLIGISCGIFLYCVAIAQTPYPDPEKNYNQEELIRWLRDFQQQKDTLGIAFCYLAYAKNQEKWNDPEESPVYSYSNSMEMFRLKGDSLNYYEAMGALGIYFMDRPLFRQFAKEYITQSVAYFKRSHIPQKEIGHLINLANVHVQEGLIPEATQMLQRADQLNNKLRIPLFQGRTDAAWADLYGHIFNNAKALAYADKSLQIARQAHIEWLEALSLYYKGRSYKDMGQFTEAIPTLMESLKITESNITLLQLRREVYRSLGYAYMDLKDYEKSTQYMLRMQETADYAYNSKIERDINSFKDYLLIGRQKEQLAKAALEKKLTQSELDRLQSRQQFYIIIVVLAVCLTGASIYIAANQVHLNQLRDEKVKKNLQIETLSALIQGQESERSRISQELHDGVGTLLSRIKMCIEHPNMSREKVVQMIDDACGEVRSISGNLQPNTLEKFGLIRAVEDLIIKQKEESPQIIFQHFGSPTPITPDKNLMIYRIVQELLTNALKHAEASEILLEIVYQKEDILCLTIEDDGVGFDEKTVAPERSGWRNIRSRIEYLQGMLWLNSAPAVGTSVTIHIPLA, from the coding sequence ATGAGGAGGATCGTTCTGCTTATAGGTATAAGTTGTGGAATTTTCCTGTACTGTGTAGCTATTGCACAAACTCCCTATCCTGACCCTGAAAAGAATTACAATCAGGAAGAACTAATCCGATGGCTTCGTGACTTTCAGCAACAAAAAGATACACTTGGGATAGCATTCTGTTATCTGGCCTATGCCAAGAATCAGGAAAAGTGGAATGATCCTGAAGAGTCTCCTGTCTATAGCTACAGCAATAGTATGGAAATGTTTCGTCTCAAAGGCGATTCGCTGAACTACTATGAGGCGATGGGAGCTTTGGGTATTTACTTTATGGACAGGCCCTTGTTTCGTCAGTTTGCCAAAGAATATATAACACAGTCAGTAGCCTACTTCAAGCGCAGCCATATTCCACAGAAAGAAATTGGACATCTGATCAATTTAGCCAATGTGCATGTACAGGAAGGTCTCATTCCTGAAGCCACCCAAATGCTGCAAAGAGCAGATCAATTAAACAACAAGTTAAGAATCCCACTATTTCAGGGAAGAACGGATGCGGCATGGGCTGATTTATATGGTCACATTTTTAATAATGCCAAGGCCCTTGCCTATGCTGATAAAAGTCTCCAGATAGCCCGGCAAGCACATATCGAATGGCTGGAAGCCCTGTCTCTCTATTACAAAGGTCGTTCCTATAAAGATATGGGCCAGTTTACTGAAGCCATCCCTACCCTTATGGAAAGTCTGAAAATAACCGAATCCAATATCACGCTCCTTCAACTACGCAGGGAAGTATACCGAAGTCTGGGATATGCTTACATGGATCTGAAAGACTATGAAAAAAGCACTCAGTATATGCTTAGAATGCAGGAAACAGCTGATTATGCCTATAATTCCAAAATAGAACGAGATATCAATTCGTTTAAAGACTATTTGCTTATTGGCCGTCAGAAAGAACAGCTGGCGAAGGCAGCTCTTGAAAAAAAGCTTACTCAATCAGAATTGGACCGTCTGCAATCCCGGCAGCAATTTTATATCATCATTGTTGTATTGGCGGTATGTCTGACTGGAGCATCCATATACATTGCAGCCAACCAGGTTCACTTAAATCAGTTACGGGATGAGAAAGTCAAGAAGAACCTTCAAATAGAAACTCTTAGTGCATTGATACAAGGTCAGGAAAGCGAACGTTCCCGCATTTCGCAGGAGTTACATGATGGAGTTGGAACGCTTCTCTCCCGTATAAAGATGTGTATAGAACATCCCAATATGTCCAGAGAGAAGGTCGTTCAGATGATTGACGATGCCTGTGGAGAAGTACGTTCCATCTCTGGCAACCTTCAACCCAATACTTTGGAAAAATTCGGTTTGATACGTGCGGTGGAAGATCTGATTATCAAACAAAAAGAAGAATCTCCACAGATTATCTTCCAGCATTTTGGTTCTCCTACCCCTATCACACCCGACAAAAATCTAATGATTTACCGAATCGTTCAGGAACTACTCACCAATGCACTCAAACATGCTGAAGCCTCTGAAATACTATTAGAGATTGTATATCAGAAGGAAGATATACTATGCCTCACAATAGAAGATGATGGGGTAGGATTTGATGAAAAAACCGTCGCTCCGGAAAGAAGTGGCTGGCGGAATATTCGGTCCCGAATAGAATACCTACAAGGTATGCTATGGCTTAATTCCGCTCCAGCCGTAGGTACATCTGTTACTATTCATATTCCTCTAGCATAA
- a CDS encoding response regulator transcription factor: MIKVLLADDHKMFTEGIASFLSQESDIEVVGSCQDGAQVWSALQESSIDIVLLDINMGKESGLDICKHIVEGFPKTKVLAISMYSEESFIRKMFKNGASGYLLKNTGREELLKAIRTIFGGNTYQSAEVMEIVLKGMNRQKQQEGNIYNVRFSRREKEVLDLIAKGLTTKDIAKQLFISEKTVETHRSNLLAKLNVHNVASLIKVAVQYGYLS; this comes from the coding sequence ATGATAAAGGTTTTATTGGCCGACGACCACAAGATGTTCACAGAGGGGATTGCCTCCTTTCTTTCTCAGGAGTCTGATATTGAGGTGGTTGGGTCTTGTCAGGATGGGGCTCAGGTATGGAGTGCCTTACAGGAAAGCTCTATAGATATAGTGTTGCTGGACATCAATATGGGTAAAGAGAGCGGATTGGACATCTGTAAGCATATTGTAGAAGGATTTCCGAAGACAAAGGTATTGGCAATCTCCATGTATAGTGAAGAAAGTTTTATTCGTAAAATGTTCAAGAACGGAGCTTCCGGATATTTATTAAAGAATACTGGAAGGGAAGAGTTGCTTAAGGCTATACGTACCATTTTTGGAGGCAACACGTATCAGAGTGCAGAGGTAATGGAGATTGTGTTGAAAGGAATGAACAGACAGAAGCAACAGGAAGGAAATATCTATAATGTGCGTTTCTCCAGAAGAGAAAAGGAGGTTCTGGATTTAATTGCAAAAGGATTGACTACCAAAGATATTGCTAAGCAGCTATTTATCAGCGAAAAAACGGTGGAGACACATCGGAGCAATCTGCTGGCAAAGCTAAATGTACACAATGTAGCCAGTCTCATTAAAGTGGCTGTACAGTATGGATACTTATCATAG
- a CDS encoding DUF3891 family protein: MLVSPIENGWKIIYQRAHGLLAAQIASHWKFSEPPLYWTETLVAIAEHDDGLAESFTSENLTEAGAPKHFQLMEFSVEQYQNVMEISASKSRWNALLTSMHLEFLYTSKRHTNPQLDQFLQQQETLRKQLIKELNITKQTANKSYRLLEWSDALSLLLCMSQIQPEQRLVEISTGPDGIHHQLWQDKKGMLHVDPWPFVDHSFTIEVEYRILTQLSFSSLSAFTTALQKAKVEVDTWTFSR, translated from the coding sequence ATGTTAGTAAGTCCTATAGAAAATGGCTGGAAGATAATTTATCAGCGAGCACATGGCCTTCTGGCAGCTCAAATCGCATCTCATTGGAAATTCTCAGAACCACCACTTTACTGGACTGAAACACTGGTTGCGATTGCAGAGCATGACGATGGACTGGCCGAATCATTTACCAGTGAAAATCTCACTGAGGCTGGTGCACCCAAGCATTTTCAGTTGATGGAATTTAGTGTGGAACAGTACCAAAATGTTATGGAGATTTCAGCCTCCAAGAGCCGCTGGAATGCATTACTAACGTCTATGCATCTGGAATTTCTGTATACATCCAAACGCCATACCAATCCGCAACTGGATCAGTTCCTGCAACAGCAGGAAACTCTTCGAAAACAGCTTATAAAAGAACTGAATATTACCAAACAGACTGCCAATAAAAGCTACCGTCTGCTGGAATGGAGTGATGCATTGTCTTTACTTCTATGTATGAGTCAGATTCAACCAGAACAACGTCTGGTTGAAATCAGTACGGGCCCTGATGGAATACACCATCAGCTCTGGCAGGATAAAAAAGGGATGTTACATGTTGACCCCTGGCCCTTTGTCGACCATTCGTTTACCATAGAAGTAGAGTATCGCATCCTTACTCAACTTTCTTTTTCTTCTCTTTCTGCATTTACAACCGCTCTGCAAAAAGCAAAAGTAGAAGTAGATACCTGGACATTCAGCCGATAA
- a CDS encoding FAD-dependent oxidoreductase, translated as MDLRSETPFWLIKDGFIKSYNSLKHNTKTEVLIIGAGITGALVGYHLAQAGVEVTLVDRRHVGMGSTCASTALLQYEIDTPLYQLIPMVGEKHAVRSYHLCLDAIDKVGDIASTVGEGKTFRNRKSFYYASSTRHVAALKEEYELRRKHGIALSWLDKDEIADKFHFSTPAGLLSDKAAEVDAYRLTHALLKKIVAMGGKVYDKTEVKDIHYASNHVRITTTEDCTIEAKRLVIAAGYESQKYLKQPVENLNSTFAIISEPMPDEAIWYGNCLIWETDRPYLYMRTTVDKRILVGGRDEPFYNPKRRDALIPRKSEALKRAFEKKFPSIRYQIDYQWAGTFTETKDGLPYIGQSPERPLTYFALGFGGNGITFSLIAAEIIRDLYMGKKNSDEAIFSFKRH; from the coding sequence ATGGATTTACGTAGCGAAACACCTTTTTGGCTTATAAAAGATGGATTTATAAAGTCTTACAACAGTCTGAAACACAATACCAAAACTGAAGTACTTATTATAGGGGCAGGAATTACAGGAGCTTTGGTAGGATATCATCTGGCTCAGGCTGGAGTTGAGGTCACTTTAGTAGATCGCCGTCATGTTGGAATGGGGAGTACATGCGCCAGTACAGCTTTGTTGCAGTATGAAATCGACACACCTTTGTATCAGTTGATCCCCATGGTTGGAGAGAAACATGCTGTACGAAGTTATCATTTGTGTCTGGATGCAATTGATAAAGTAGGAGACATTGCTTCTACAGTTGGAGAGGGCAAAACTTTTCGTAACCGTAAAAGTTTTTATTATGCTTCCAGTACACGACATGTAGCTGCATTAAAAGAGGAGTATGAACTTCGTCGAAAACATGGCATTGCACTTAGCTGGCTTGATAAAGATGAGATTGCTGACAAATTTCATTTTTCAACACCTGCTGGTCTACTTTCCGATAAAGCGGCAGAGGTCGATGCCTATCGTCTTACGCATGCTCTTTTAAAGAAGATTGTTGCTATGGGAGGCAAAGTGTATGATAAAACAGAGGTTAAGGATATACACTATGCATCCAATCATGTACGAATAACAACCACAGAAGATTGTACCATTGAAGCAAAACGATTGGTTATAGCAGCAGGCTATGAGTCACAAAAGTATCTGAAACAACCTGTTGAAAATCTAAACTCTACCTTTGCTATCATCAGTGAACCTATGCCTGATGAAGCGATATGGTATGGAAACTGTCTGATCTGGGAGACTGATCGCCCTTACCTGTATATGCGAACTACAGTAGACAAACGAATTCTGGTTGGCGGGAGAGATGAGCCTTTTTACAATCCGAAACGCAGGGATGCTTTAATTCCTCGTAAAAGTGAAGCGTTAAAAAGAGCATTTGAAAAGAAGTTTCCTTCTATACGCTATCAGATTGATTACCAGTGGGCTGGTACTTTTACTGAAACGAAAGACGGATTGCCTTACATAGGCCAAAGCCCCGAACGGCCGCTAACCTATTTTGCCTTAGGATTTGGTGGCAATGGGATTACATTTAGCCTGATTGCTGCCGAAATAATCCGGGATTTGTACATGGGAAAGAAGAATTCAGATGAAGCTATTTTTTCTTTCAAGAGGCATTAG
- a CDS encoding NAD(P)/FAD-dependent oxidoreductase: MFVLKTSYDVVIVGGGHNGLVSACYLAKAGKKVLIIEKNDYIGGATTSQQIFPDYDARLSRYSYLVSLFPEKIVKDLNLRLLLRRRKIASYTPFNENGRYNGLLISNENEELTQQQIESLHPGDYKGYQKIQGVNHLMAEKIWDSFLQPLQSRQEWERRFTTADEQSAWKWLIEKPIGELIESHVQHDILRGVLLTDAKIGAFTQAHDESLLQNRTYLYHVIGNKTGEWRVPLGGMGNVVQALISCANQYGVNMLASANVTDIRKGSAYHTVAFTQNNVAQEIKASYVLINAAPQQLADWMGDSYTPDPEDEGTAFKINFLLKRLPDLKQPNISAEDAFAGTFHINQSYSQMAQSYREAMAGKLPQVLPGEVYCHTLTDSTVMSPEMTRIGFHTLTLFGLDLPYRLFTDRNIATKKQVIASYIAGINEYLEEPLEACIAEDMYGKPCIEAKSALDLERELGMPQGNIFHNALSWFFAENADENQTWGVETNHERIYLCGSGARRGGAVSGIPGHNAAMKILSEKRK; this comes from the coding sequence ATGTTTGTATTAAAAACGAGTTACGATGTAGTGATTGTAGGAGGAGGTCATAACGGCTTGGTATCAGCCTGCTATCTGGCTAAAGCCGGTAAAAAAGTGTTGATTATAGAGAAAAATGACTATATCGGAGGAGCCACCACCTCTCAACAAATATTTCCTGATTACGATGCCCGTCTGTCCCGCTATTCTTATCTGGTAAGTTTGTTTCCTGAAAAGATTGTCAAAGATCTGAACCTGCGTCTTTTGTTAAGAAGGCGTAAGATTGCTTCCTATACACCTTTTAATGAGAATGGAAGGTACAATGGGTTATTGATCAGCAACGAGAATGAAGAACTGACACAACAACAGATAGAGTCTTTACATCCAGGAGACTATAAGGGATATCAGAAGATTCAGGGAGTTAATCACCTGATGGCCGAGAAAATCTGGGATTCATTTTTACAACCCTTGCAAAGCCGACAGGAGTGGGAAAGAAGATTTACCACAGCAGATGAACAATCTGCATGGAAATGGCTGATAGAAAAGCCAATAGGGGAGTTGATCGAATCACATGTGCAGCACGATATTTTAAGGGGAGTATTGCTGACGGATGCGAAAATTGGCGCTTTTACACAGGCACATGATGAATCATTGCTTCAAAATCGTACCTATCTGTACCACGTAATAGGAAATAAAACCGGCGAGTGGCGTGTACCTTTGGGTGGAATGGGTAATGTAGTACAGGCATTGATATCCTGCGCAAACCAATACGGTGTCAATATGCTGGCAAGTGCTAATGTAACAGATATCAGAAAAGGCAGTGCATACCATACTGTTGCATTTACACAGAATAATGTGGCACAGGAAATAAAAGCTTCTTATGTATTAATTAATGCTGCACCCCAACAACTAGCTGACTGGATGGGAGATTCCTATACTCCTGATCCGGAAGATGAAGGTACAGCTTTTAAGATCAATTTTTTGCTGAAAAGGTTGCCTGACTTAAAGCAGCCAAACATCTCTGCTGAAGATGCGTTTGCCGGAACGTTTCATATCAATCAGTCATACAGTCAGATGGCGCAGTCTTATCGGGAGGCAATGGCTGGAAAGCTACCACAGGTATTGCCTGGTGAAGTATACTGTCATACATTGACAGATAGTACCGTTATGTCGCCTGAAATGACCCGGATAGGTTTCCATACCCTGACCTTGTTTGGACTTGATTTACCCTATCGGTTGTTTACAGACCGAAACATTGCTACCAAAAAACAGGTGATAGCAAGTTATATTGCTGGAATTAACGAATACCTGGAAGAACCATTGGAAGCTTGTATTGCAGAAGATATGTATGGAAAGCCTTGTATAGAGGCTAAAAGTGCACTGGATCTGGAGCGGGAACTGGGAATGCCACAAGGCAATATTTTTCACAATGCCTTGAGTTGGTTCTTTGCAGAGAACGCAGACGAAAACCAGACCTGGGGGGTAGAAACAAATCACGAACGTATTTATCTGTGTGGCTCAGGTGCTCGCAGAGGTGGTGCTGTTAGTGGTATACCCGGACATAATGCCGCCATGAAGATACTTTCTGAGAAACGTAAGTAA
- a CDS encoding bifunctional 4-hydroxy-2-oxoglutarate aldolase/2-dehydro-3-deoxy-phosphogluconate aldolase gives MNNTFSWDLFYQMPIVGILRNFPTETMDGLAFYYAESGLTNLEITMNSEGAESTIAFLCQKYGTRLNIGAGTVCTLDDLDKALHAGAQFIVTPILDEDVIKSCVAKGVPIFPGAYTPTEIYQAWKWGASMVKVFPASRLGPEFIKEVLAPLNQIKLMPTGGVNLENCITFLKAGAKGLGMGGQLFPKELIQQREWEQVSGIFKQFVEKVQAFQAVQT, from the coding sequence ATGAACAATACATTTTCCTGGGATTTATTTTATCAGATGCCTATTGTAGGCATTTTGCGTAATTTTCCCACTGAAACCATGGATGGCCTGGCTTTTTACTATGCAGAGTCTGGCCTTACCAATCTGGAGATAACCATGAACTCAGAAGGTGCTGAGTCTACAATTGCTTTTCTGTGTCAGAAATATGGAACCCGGTTGAATATCGGAGCGGGTACAGTATGCACTCTGGATGATCTGGACAAGGCATTACATGCAGGAGCACAGTTTATTGTGACACCTATTCTGGATGAAGACGTAATTAAAAGCTGCGTTGCCAAAGGTGTACCTATCTTTCCGGGAGCCTATACGCCTACTGAAATTTATCAGGCATGGAAGTGGGGGGCTAGTATGGTAAAAGTGTTTCCAGCTTCCCGGTTAGGGCCAGAATTCATTAAAGAAGTCCTGGCGCCTCTGAATCAGATCAAACTAATGCCTACAGGAGGCGTTAATCTTGAGAACTGTATTACATTTCTGAAAGCTGGAGCAAAAGGTCTGGGTATGGGAGGACAACTTTTTCCAAAAGAATTGATTCAGCAACGGGAATGGGAACAAGTAAGTGGTATATTCAAGCAATTTGTAGAGAAAGTTCAGGCTTTTCAAGCTGTTCAGACATAG
- a CDS encoding helix-turn-helix domain-containing protein, with translation MHIQRYFPREALKPFIKQFVLIESEHMQENRILPDTSIVLAFRCKGLVKTREESESIVLPSSVITGIRTASRTMHYTPQTTNLLVIFNEYGASAFFKDPLFELAGISTSLDNLIPAWKVRDIEAQLAEVQNTIQRIRVVEQFLMGELKVREPDLLILNSLQKIRLAQGNIRIKELVQDVPLSRDPFEKRFRRVVGTSPKQFASIVRLRNFITTYSSAQSLTEAAYDAGYFDQSHFIKSFRLFTGQAPHDFFRSASFW, from the coding sequence ATGCATATTCAACGATACTTCCCAAGAGAAGCCTTAAAGCCTTTCATTAAGCAGTTTGTACTTATTGAGAGTGAGCATATGCAGGAGAATAGGATACTACCTGATACTTCTATTGTACTGGCATTCCGTTGTAAGGGATTGGTAAAAACCAGAGAAGAAAGTGAGAGTATTGTTTTACCTTCCTCTGTTATTACAGGTATTCGGACGGCTTCGCGTACAATGCACTATACGCCACAGACGACCAATCTGCTGGTAATCTTTAATGAATATGGAGCATCTGCTTTTTTCAAAGATCCTTTGTTTGAACTAGCAGGCATCAGTACATCACTAGATAACCTGATACCTGCCTGGAAGGTGAGAGATATTGAAGCACAACTGGCAGAAGTACAGAATACTATACAACGTATACGAGTTGTAGAACAATTTCTGATGGGTGAATTAAAGGTTCGTGAGCCAGATCTGCTTATCCTTAATTCATTGCAAAAGATCCGGCTGGCTCAAGGAAATATACGCATCAAAGAACTTGTACAGGATGTGCCATTAAGCCGTGATCCTTTTGAGAAACGGTTTCGACGTGTGGTAGGTACCTCTCCTAAGCAATTTGCCTCTATTGTTCGGCTACGTAATTTTATTACGACCTATTCATCGGCTCAAAGCCTTACCGAAGCCGCTTATGACGCAGGTTATTTTGATCAGTCACACTTTATTAAAAGCTTTCGTTTGTTTACAGGTCAGGCTCCTCACGACTTTTTCAGATCAGCATCGTTTTGGTAA
- a CDS encoding Crp/Fnr family transcriptional regulator: MQKYVDQIVKLDATDWIAFSQLFTESILKRGEYFAEAGRQEYQIGFLTKGVVRAFYRNTEGQEYNKTFFTDNEFIGAYASLVMQVSNQINLQALTDCSILVANYNEVTTLFEHHRTIETFARKMAEYFYVYKEKREIDLVLLQADERYKRFQQEYPDLENQIPQYHIASYLGITPTQLSRIRAKK, encoded by the coding sequence TTGCAAAAGTATGTCGATCAGATTGTTAAGCTGGATGCTACTGACTGGATTGCTTTCAGCCAACTGTTTACTGAAAGTATACTGAAACGTGGAGAGTATTTTGCGGAAGCAGGGCGACAAGAATATCAGATTGGATTTCTGACAAAAGGTGTGGTTCGGGCGTTTTATCGTAACACAGAAGGGCAGGAGTACAACAAGACCTTTTTTACTGATAATGAATTTATAGGTGCCTATGCCTCTCTGGTTATGCAAGTCTCTAATCAGATTAATCTGCAGGCATTGACAGACTGCAGTATACTGGTGGCAAACTATAATGAGGTAACAACTCTGTTTGAACATCACAGAACAATAGAGACATTTGCCCGTAAGATGGCAGAATATTTTTATGTATATAAAGAAAAGCGGGAGATAGACTTGGTATTATTACAGGCCGATGAACGGTATAAACGCTTTCAACAGGAATATCCGGATCTTGAAAATCAGATACCACAATACCATATTGCTTCCTATCTGGGAATTACCCCTACTCAGCTAAGCCGTATTCGGGCAAAGAAATAA
- a CDS encoding SDR family oxidoreductase, translating to MQLTGNKILITGATSGIGKALTLKFLELDNQIIAVGRNRDRLNELASMSNQIIPFECDVSQTTDLDRLVTFVEQKHTDTNILINNAGIQYNYDFEQELHLINKIEYEVEVNLLAPLKLTALLWPILQLQPNAALVNVSSGLGIVPKMQAPVYCATKAGIHIFSKALRDQSDKIRIFEIIPPLVDTEMTKGRGKGKISPEKLVNEFIRAFGKDHFEISIGKVKLLKLINRLSPALAEKIMNRGV from the coding sequence ATGCAGCTTACAGGCAATAAAATTCTTATTACAGGAGCTACCAGTGGTATTGGAAAGGCTCTAACTCTGAAGTTTCTGGAACTGGATAATCAAATCATTGCAGTTGGTCGAAATCGTGACCGGCTGAATGAACTTGCTTCTATGAGCAATCAGATTATCCCTTTTGAATGCGATGTATCTCAAACTACTGATCTGGATAGACTGGTAACATTTGTAGAACAGAAGCATACTGATACAAATATTCTGATCAACAATGCAGGAATTCAGTACAATTATGATTTTGAACAAGAGCTACATCTGATCAATAAGATTGAATATGAAGTAGAGGTTAACCTGCTTGCTCCCTTGAAACTAACTGCTTTGTTATGGCCGATTTTACAACTTCAACCAAATGCAGCTCTGGTAAATGTATCTTCAGGTTTGGGTATTGTACCAAAAATGCAGGCGCCGGTATATTGCGCTACAAAAGCAGGAATACATATTTTCTCAAAAGCTTTACGTGATCAATCTGATAAAATCCGGATCTTTGAAATCATTCCACCTCTGGTGGATACCGAAATGACCAAAGGGCGGGGCAAAGGCAAGATTTCGCCTGAAAAGTTAGTAAATGAATTTATTCGGGCATTCGGCAAAGATCACTTTGAAATAAGTATTGGAAAGGTTAAACTGCTCAAACTGATAAACAGATTGAGTCCGGCTCTGGCAGAAAAGATCATGAACAGAGGAGTATAG
- a CDS encoding HEAT repeat domain-containing protein — protein MKKSACVTLFLFLWISIFSMATTWEEPWQDQIMREADNFVLGKVLSIDSEKGMAIQIVKNLAGNRLPEQVQITHYYLLRYCSRSAHDDHELDWSKVDSCYFFLKKDEKGNMGISTPTSGYALVKDGYVYATYRHSFIKVPISPDIYEGTTIALFRHAHGLTYDQTYIKNFINESLHLPPASFEKKDLATASLQHIALECIFHLQLTDYNDQILPFLHNSKNPHNQISAARALTWYHSQPTQEALIGMIENKKNDTFIKVTCIWALAASKPIAYKETLLKLAKKAPEGPMSLGTDLSDPRGCTIIPSVRGALEKVIEQL, from the coding sequence ATGAAAAAATCTGCTTGCGTAACATTGTTTCTTTTTCTCTGGATAAGTATTTTCAGCATGGCAACAACCTGGGAAGAACCCTGGCAGGATCAGATTATGCGGGAAGCAGATAATTTTGTACTTGGTAAGGTATTATCAATAGACTCAGAAAAAGGAATGGCCATTCAAATAGTAAAGAACCTGGCAGGTAATAGACTACCAGAGCAGGTTCAAATTACTCATTATTACCTGCTTCGTTATTGTAGTCGGTCCGCTCATGATGACCATGAACTTGATTGGAGTAAGGTGGATAGCTGTTATTTTTTTCTAAAAAAAGATGAAAAAGGAAATATGGGTATCTCAACTCCCACATCTGGGTACGCACTTGTAAAAGATGGTTATGTGTATGCAACCTATCGCCATAGTTTTATCAAAGTACCAATATCTCCCGATATATACGAAGGTACAACAATCGCTCTATTTCGTCATGCACATGGACTAACCTATGATCAAACATATATTAAAAACTTCATAAACGAATCTCTCCATTTGCCACCTGCTAGTTTCGAAAAAAAAGATCTGGCAACAGCTTCACTTCAACATATAGCTCTGGAATGCATCTTTCATCTTCAATTGACAGATTACAACGATCAGATCCTTCCCTTTCTACATAATTCAAAAAACCCTCATAACCAGATTTCCGCAGCCAGAGCCTTAACATGGTATCATTCGCAACCCACACAGGAAGCCCTGATTGGAATGATAGAAAATAAGAAAAATGATACTTTTATCAAGGTCACCTGTATATGGGCTTTGGCAGCATCTAAGCCGATAGCCTACAAAGAAACTCTGCTGAAATTAGCAAAAAAAGCACCCGAAGGCCCAATGAGCCTAGGTACTGACCTATCAGACCCACGTGGGTGTACAATTATTCCTTCTGTAAGAGGAGCACTAGAAAAAGTTATTGAACAACTCTAA
- a CDS encoding response regulator transcription factor, translating into MINVGIADDHSLFREGIRMIIDSMEGVQLTLEAESGKDLINQLKITTADVILLDIEMKDMNGIETLKTVSMQNPKPKIIVLSMHTEPRMISYMMEQDANGYLPKDVKRDELELAIRTVYEKGMYLNEMVSKSLLAGLKNKNRKSMPSMQLSSREKEILELICQEYTMQEIGEKLFISERTVEGHRKNICLKLDVKNTAGLVRKAVILNLVDISLT; encoded by the coding sequence ATGATTAATGTAGGCATTGCAGATGACCATAGTCTATTTCGTGAAGGCATTCGCATGATTATAGACAGTATGGAGGGTGTGCAATTGACACTGGAAGCTGAAAGTGGAAAAGATCTCATCAACCAGCTAAAAATTACGACTGCTGACGTTATTTTATTGGATATAGAGATGAAAGATATGAATGGTATTGAAACACTTAAAACCGTTTCGATGCAGAATCCCAAACCCAAGATCATTGTGCTCTCCATGCATACAGAACCTCGTATGATTAGCTACATGATGGAACAAGATGCCAATGGCTATCTTCCCAAGGACGTAAAACGAGATGAACTGGAACTAGCGATACGAACTGTGTATGAGAAAGGAATGTATTTAAATGAAATGGTATCCAAATCATTGCTTGCCGGACTAAAAAACAAGAACAGAAAGTCCATGCCATCAATGCAGTTAAGCTCACGGGAAAAGGAAATTCTGGAATTGATTTGTCAGGAATATACCATGCAGGAAATCGGAGAAAAGCTTTTCATCAGTGAACGGACAGTAGAGGGACACAGAAAAAATATATGCTTAAAACTGGATGTAAAAAACACAGCTGGACTCGTAAGAAAAGCAGTAATCCTGAATCTGGTAGATATTTCTCTTACATGA